One Cinclus cinclus chromosome 24, bCinCin1.1, whole genome shotgun sequence genomic window carries:
- the ODAD4 gene encoding outer dynein arm-docking complex subunit 4, which translates to MADEELPVVSFGNLMTEGTILSRRGQHDKALGCFNDALKLRAGDKHCLITRSKCFLKLGDTENSLKDAEASLQIDKTFSEGLYQKAETLYTMGDFEFALVFYHRGRRLRPDLHKFQLGINKAEEAIVNCIGNPSSVKLESKEELCFVSRQAELQSKKDNQKQQNKPKDQKDKKQTKKKSPKTEQQLLGELYADKAFLEKLLKDEDLMQSSTRQGIKVMDLVLDGISYLNRRRDFWQQQKPIYARVYERKVLRRERKQDKKQKPSDISRSIEKNMEDIELLLARGSAEESCRKAERLLKKIEMWSEKEVPNKNELVGNLHSCIGNAQLAMGQMEAALRSHKMDLDCARQNALTDAVSRALDNIGHVYARTGKFQQAINTWEEKIPLAQSSLEKAWLFHEIGRCYLELDKAEEAQKYGQKSLQSADEEGDVEWQLHATVLVAQAQVKLKDYRSAILNFERALEKAKLVPSEAAQNGIIAALDNVSKSFIAELEKNPHEGLAVPALEREIAAENVKITPGNLEEKEEGGKHTGN; encoded by the exons ATGGCGGATGAGGAGTTGCCCGTCGTTTCCTTCGGGAATCTCATGACCGAGGGGACAATCCTGAGCCGGCGCGGCCAGCACGACAAGGCTCTGGGCTGCTTCAATGAC GCACTGAAGTTGAGAGCAGGAGACAAGCACTGCCTTATCACCCGCTCCAAGTGTTTTCTGAAACTTGGAGACACAGAAAACTCCTTGAAAGATGCTGAAGCCTCACTCCAAATTGACAAAACATTCTCTGAG GGGCTTTACCAAAAAGCAGAGACGCTGTACACCATGGGTGACTTTGAGTTTGCACTGGTGTTTTACCACCGAGGCCGAAGGCTCCGCCCTGATCTGCACAAGTTCCAACTGGGCATCAACAAGGCTGAGGAGGCAATTGTCAACTGCATTGGGA ATCCATCCTCAGTGAAGCTGGAGAGcaaggaggagctgtgctttgtgAGCAGGCAGGCAGAG CTTCAGAGCAAAAAAGACAAccagaaacagcaaaacaaaccaaaggaTCAAAAGGATAAAAAACAGACGAAGAAGAAGAGTCCAAAAACAGAGCAACAGCTTCTGGGAGAACTTTATGCTGACAAGGCATTCCTGGAAAAATTGCTCAAGGATGAAG acttgatgcagagcagcacaagGCAGGGGATCAAAGTCATGGACCTGGTTTTGGATGGCATCTCCTACCTGAACCGCCGGCGGGacttctggcagcagcagaagccgATTTATGCCCGGGTGTACGAGCGCAAGGTCCTGCGGCGGGAGCGGAAGCAGGACAAGAAACAGAAACCGTCTGACATTAGCAGATCCATCGAAAAGAATATGGAGGATATTGAGCTGT tgctggccAGAGGTTCTGCTGAAGAAAGCTGCAGGAAAGCTGAACGTTTGCTGAAAAAGATAGAAATGTGGTCAGAGAAGGAAGTTCCCAACAAGAATGAACTGGTTGGGAACCTCCACAGCTGCATTGGGAATGCGCAGTTGGCAATGGGACAGATGGAGGCAGCTTTGCGCAGCCATAAGATGGATCTGGACTGTGCCAGGCAGAA tgctctgacagacGCCGTGTCCCGGGCCCTGGACAACATCGGCCACGTGTACGCCCGAACTGGCAAGTTCCAGCAGGCCATCAACAC CTGGGAGGAAAAGATTCCACTGGCCCAATCCAGTCTGGAGAAGGCTTGGCTGTTCCATGAAATTGGGCGGTGCTACCTCGAACTGGATAAAGCTGAAGAAGCCCAAAAATATGGCCAGAAGTCCCTGCAGTCAGCAGATGAAGAGGGAGATGTGGAGTGGCAGCTCCATGCCACTGTGCTAGTGGCACAGGCACAAG TGAAACTGAAAGATTACCGCTCTGCCATCCTGAATTTTGAAAGGGCTCTGGAGAAGGCAAAGCTTGTGCCCAGTGAAGCTGCTCAAAACGGCATCATTGCG GCCTTGGACAATGTGAGCAAAAGCTTcattgcagagctggaaaaaaacccacatgaaG GTCTGGCCGTGCCCGCCTTAGAGCGGGAGATAGCAGC TGAAAACGTAAAAATCACCCCTGGGAatctggaggagaaggaggaagggggaaaacaCACGGGGAATTAA